A region of Sulfurovum sp. DNA encodes the following proteins:
- the serA gene encoding phosphoglycerate dehydrogenase: MSKKTIVVCDHIHQSGLDILSSDSEIELINAADEPKDKLVSEIIPLADVAITRSSTDVDDAFLASSKKITAIVRAGVGVDNVNIPGASKQGIVVMNVPTANTIAAVELTMAHMLSCVRQFPYAHNNLKQDRVWRRQDWYGTELKDKKLGIIGFGNIGSRVGKRAKAFEMDVIAYDPYIDSSKVTNLDILYTKNFNDILACDIITIHTPKTEETIGMIDKEEIAKMKDGVILINCARGGLYNEEALLEGLKSGKISMAGIDVFNKEPAIDHPLLDLNNVTVTPHLGANTKESQCNIAIQAAENAIVAAKGIAYPNALNLPIKENELPDFVRPYLELVQKMGHLSAQVTKSAVKSIKVTAKGPIADYLASMQTFAVVGVLTESLADQVNYVNAEFVAKERDIDLTNEALPNTSGFTNKVAIKLTTTDGTISIAGTVFDDSVQRIIDIDDYMLEVEPKGTMIFFRNTDTPGVIGDVGHILAENGLNISDFRLGRDNKQQALAVVRVDGQVPKKVLDALSTLDACISVSCATL; encoded by the coding sequence ATGTCAAAGAAAACTATTGTTGTTTGTGACCATATACACCAAAGCGGACTAGATATTCTTTCTAGCGATTCTGAGATTGAATTGATTAATGCGGCTGATGAGCCTAAAGACAAACTGGTTTCTGAAATCATTCCGTTGGCAGATGTTGCCATTACACGCTCTTCTACTGATGTAGATGATGCATTTCTTGCATCTTCAAAAAAGATTACTGCGATTGTTCGGGCAGGAGTTGGTGTCGATAATGTTAATATTCCTGGGGCAAGTAAACAGGGAATTGTTGTGATGAATGTACCAACTGCCAATACGATTGCAGCAGTTGAACTTACGATGGCACATATGCTCTCTTGTGTACGTCAGTTTCCCTATGCGCATAATAATCTCAAACAAGATCGTGTTTGGAGGAGACAAGATTGGTATGGTACGGAACTTAAAGATAAAAAGTTGGGTATCATTGGTTTTGGTAATATTGGTTCACGGGTAGGGAAACGTGCTAAAGCATTTGAGATGGATGTGATTGCCTATGATCCATATATCGATTCAAGCAAGGTGACTAATCTTGATATTCTATATACCAAAAATTTTAATGATATCCTTGCTTGTGATATTATCACTATCCATACACCCAAAACAGAAGAGACTATTGGCATGATTGACAAAGAAGAGATTGCCAAAATGAAAGATGGGGTTATTCTCATCAATTGTGCACGTGGAGGGCTCTATAATGAAGAAGCACTTCTTGAAGGGCTAAAATCTGGAAAGATTTCTATGGCAGGAATTGATGTGTTTAACAAGGAGCCTGCAATAGATCATCCGTTGCTCGATCTGAATAATGTGACAGTAACACCACATCTAGGGGCAAATACCAAAGAGTCTCAGTGCAATATTGCCATTCAAGCAGCAGAGAATGCAATTGTAGCGGCTAAGGGTATTGCCTATCCCAATGCACTAAACCTCCCCATTAAAGAAAATGAATTACCTGATTTTGTACGACCTTATCTTGAACTGGTTCAGAAGATGGGACATTTGAGTGCACAAGTAACCAAGAGTGCGGTCAAGTCTATTAAGGTAACGGCAAAAGGGCCAATTGCAGACTATCTTGCCTCCATGCAGACGTTTGCAGTAGTTGGTGTATTGACAGAGTCACTGGCTGATCAAGTCAATTATGTTAATGCTGAATTTGTTGCAAAGGAACGAGATATTGATTTAACAAATGAGGCACTACCCAATACAAGTGGTTTTACTAATAAGGTTGCTATCAAGCTAACAACAACAGATGGTACAATCTCTATTGCAGGTACGGTTTTTGATGATTCTGTACAGCGTATTATTGATATTGATGATTACATGCTAGAAGTGGAACCTAAAGGCACAATGATCTTCTTTAGAAATACAGATACTCCAGGCGTTATTGGAGATGTTGGACATATTTTAGCAGAGAATGGACTGAATATTTCTGACTTTAGATTAGGTCGAGACAATAAACAGCAAGCACTTGCTGTTGTACGTGTAGATGGACAGGTTCCCAAAAAAGTACTTGATGCACTCTCTACACTTGATGCTTGCATCAGCGTATCATGCGCAACACTTTAA
- a CDS encoding 30S ribosomal protein S1 encodes MKFEDIEIEEVDFEAMLEESFKKSESKSDLITGTIVKIDEKDNLVVVDIGGGRDANLNLDEIKDEEENITFHVGDEIEVVNQGRGRVSRKAALSRVALKEFISEYDEEKEYIIEGIVIKKNKGGYVVEADGLEFFMPRTLSYLSSKVDPIGKKIKAVIVKVDKEKGSVVISRKELIERDKAKSEEIVANLLGNKEPVVGTIKKITSYGMFVDVGGLDGLVHYSQISHKGPVNPSKYFQEGDEVNVIALEYDKKKRHLSLSIKDANPDPWEDIDAIIGLGDTVTVTVSNIEPYGVFVDLGEDLEAFLHVSKISWDKNVKHPKDYLSNGEEIDVEVIEIDKEGRRLRVSLKSLLPKPIDTFTSKYRVGDTVKGVVTSITDFGAFVKVGSIEGLLHNQEVSWDKSKNAKSELNVDDEVEVKIIKIDRDAGKISLSKKALEDSPVVAFSHEHKRGSIVTGTVKDKKDFGVFVALDENVDALIRTEDLHPLKFDEIEKGQEIKGVISFIDSNSDRIRVSVKQLERQEEHEAMKNLNLNQDDSMTLGDAFGDILKK; translated from the coding sequence ATGAAGTTCGAAGATATCGAAATTGAAGAGGTCGATTTTGAGGCGATGCTTGAGGAGTCGTTTAAGAAATCAGAATCAAAAAGTGATTTAATAACAGGTACAATTGTTAAGATTGATGAGAAAGATAATCTTGTAGTGGTTGACATTGGTGGAGGAAGAGATGCCAATCTTAACCTTGATGAGATTAAAGATGAAGAGGAAAATATCACCTTTCATGTCGGTGATGAGATTGAGGTGGTCAATCAAGGTAGAGGAAGAGTTTCCCGAAAAGCAGCATTGAGCCGTGTTGCATTGAAAGAGTTTATTTCTGAATATGATGAAGAGAAAGAGTATATCATTGAAGGTATCGTTATTAAAAAGAATAAGGGTGGATATGTTGTTGAAGCGGATGGACTAGAATTTTTTATGCCACGTACACTGTCATATCTTTCATCAAAAGTTGACCCTATTGGTAAAAAGATTAAAGCAGTTATTGTTAAAGTTGACAAAGAGAAAGGGTCTGTGGTTATCTCTAGAAAAGAGTTGATAGAGAGAGATAAGGCAAAGAGTGAAGAGATTGTTGCTAATTTGCTTGGAAATAAAGAGCCTGTTGTTGGTACGATTAAGAAAATTACCTCTTATGGTATGTTTGTAGATGTAGGCGGACTAGATGGACTTGTTCACTATTCTCAGATTTCACATAAAGGTCCAGTAAACCCATCCAAATATTTTCAAGAGGGTGATGAGGTTAATGTAATAGCACTTGAGTATGATAAAAAGAAAAGACACCTTTCTCTTTCTATTAAAGATGCCAACCCTGATCCTTGGGAGGATATCGATGCAATTATTGGCTTAGGTGATACTGTAACAGTAACGGTTTCAAATATCGAGCCATATGGTGTTTTTGTAGATCTTGGCGAAGACCTTGAAGCCTTCTTGCATGTTTCTAAAATTTCTTGGGATAAAAATGTCAAGCATCCTAAGGACTACCTCAGTAATGGTGAAGAGATTGACGTAGAAGTGATTGAAATTGACAAAGAGGGCAGAAGGTTAAGGGTAAGCCTGAAGAGCCTTCTTCCAAAGCCTATAGATACTTTTACTTCCAAGTATAGAGTTGGAGATACTGTAAAGGGTGTGGTGACTTCCATTACAGACTTTGGCGCATTTGTTAAAGTAGGGTCGATTGAAGGTTTGTTGCACAACCAAGAAGTTTCATGGGATAAAAGCAAAAATGCCAAATCTGAACTCAATGTTGATGATGAAGTAGAGGTTAAGATTATTAAAATTGATAGGGATGCAGGAAAAATCTCTTTGAGTAAAAAAGCCTTGGAAGATTCTCCAGTTGTAGCATTTTCCCATGAGCATAAGCGTGGTTCTATTGTGACAGGTACGGTAAAGGATAAGAAAGATTTTGGTGTATTTGTTGCACTTGATGAAAATGTTGATGCCTTAATTCGAACAGAAGATCTTCACCCATTGAAGTTTGATGAAATTGAAAAAGGACAAGAGATTAAAGGCGTTATTAGCTTTATTGATTCAAATTCTGACCGTATTAGAGTCTCTGTTAAGCAACTTGAACGCCAAGAAGAGCATGAAGCGATGAAAAATCTAAATCTAAATCAGGATGACAGCATGACCCTTGGAGATGCGTTTGGAGATATCCTTAAAAAATAA
- a CDS encoding VWA-like domain-containing protein: MTHKDKLAKAKAKLMLEHPYIGSIATVLNLDVNHETLTFSSDGVSLKYNNEYIEKAPLDEIEFALANGAMHAVFKHAQRQHDRVGRIWQAATDLLVNNILVKNNFILPPYVYYDERFDGMYAEEIYDVLKDELIYNQTLDTAEAPTPDDAKSKAEKQNKEQESQQKCEEEHHSNYTPPNEQTSLLEIDAEEMTALQKEAEEYFEQIFQKFKRQKALPKGIEILVPAYFVHKLHWRELLYRYIAEFAKSAYSFMPPNMKYLHHGICLPSLGSDLLRIVIAIDTSGSVDKSLLSIFLGEVEGIMQSHRNYEIDLITADIKVQSHQTFLHGEPLDYTISGGGGTDFRPTFDYIDKTIDYPTLLLYFTDGMGIFPKNRPNYDVIWSMPVFKEVPFGEVLLLEKNG; the protein is encoded by the coding sequence ATGACACATAAAGATAAGCTAGCCAAGGCAAAAGCAAAATTGATGCTTGAGCATCCTTATATTGGTTCGATTGCAACAGTACTGAATCTTGATGTTAATCATGAGACACTAACCTTTAGTAGTGATGGGGTGAGCCTAAAATATAATAATGAATATATTGAAAAGGCACCATTAGATGAGATAGAGTTTGCACTTGCTAATGGAGCAATGCATGCAGTATTCAAACATGCCCAACGCCAACATGACCGGGTTGGTCGTATCTGGCAAGCAGCAACCGATCTGCTGGTTAACAATATACTAGTAAAGAACAACTTTATTCTTCCTCCCTATGTCTATTATGATGAGCGGTTTGATGGAATGTATGCTGAAGAGATTTATGATGTACTTAAAGATGAGCTAATATATAACCAGACACTTGATACTGCTGAAGCACCTACGCCTGATGATGCCAAAAGTAAAGCAGAGAAACAGAATAAAGAACAAGAATCACAACAAAAGTGTGAAGAAGAACACCATAGCAACTACACACCACCCAATGAACAGACTTCTCTTCTAGAGATTGATGCAGAAGAGATGACAGCATTGCAGAAAGAAGCTGAAGAGTACTTTGAGCAGATATTTCAAAAGTTTAAACGCCAAAAAGCACTACCCAAAGGAATAGAGATACTTGTTCCCGCGTACTTTGTACACAAGCTACATTGGCGTGAATTACTCTATCGCTACATTGCCGAATTTGCCAAAAGTGCCTATAGTTTTATGCCACCAAATATGAAATATCTTCACCATGGTATTTGTCTGCCAAGCCTTGGGTCAGATCTGCTACGTATTGTTATTGCCATAGATACTTCTGGTTCCGTGGATAAGTCATTGCTCTCAATATTTCTTGGAGAGGTAGAGGGTATTATGCAAAGCCATAGAAACTATGAGATAGATCTTATTACTGCCGATATTAAGGTGCAGTCACATCAAACCTTTCTACATGGAGAGCCCCTTGATTATACTATCAGTGGTGGTGGAGGAACAGACTTTCGCCCCACGTTTGATTATATTGACAAGACAATAGATTATCCTACGTTACTCCTGTATTTTACTGACGGAATGGGAATATTCCCCAAAAATAGACCAAACTATGATGTGATATGGAGTATGCCTGTATTTAAGGAGGTGCCATTTGGAGAAGTACTACTTTTAGAGAAAAATGGTTAG
- a CDS encoding zinc ABC transporter substrate-binding protein, translated as MKRIVITIFLTNILYANLSTIVSILPEKIFVKAIGGNRVTVSLMVLPSNSPHTYEPKPSQMKKVSQAQLYFAIGVGFEKIWLPKFKNLNSNINIIDLSQGIEKLPMTTGHLHEDIHHHEKEGELDPHIWLSPTNIAKMAEHIYTALSQADPSNQAYYQKNLKIFLATVQATDKKIQKILSVKPKGTAFMVVHPSWGYFAKAYGLTQLPIEIEGKEPKPKELIMLIKKAKRKKVHAIFTQPELSDNTAKVIAHELHISLIKISPLASDWSTNLIRIAKAIVGEE; from the coding sequence ATGAAACGGATTGTTATCACTATTTTTCTTACCAATATTCTTTATGCTAATTTATCTACAATCGTAAGTATCTTGCCTGAAAAAATATTTGTTAAAGCCATTGGTGGTAACCGTGTCACTGTGTCACTCATGGTATTACCAAGCAATTCTCCACATACTTACGAACCCAAACCCTCTCAAATGAAAAAAGTATCACAGGCACAACTCTACTTTGCTATTGGTGTGGGATTCGAGAAGATTTGGTTACCCAAGTTTAAAAATCTCAATTCCAATATAAACATTATTGACCTTTCACAAGGTATTGAAAAATTACCCATGACAACAGGGCACCTTCATGAAGATATACATCACCACGAAAAAGAGGGTGAACTAGATCCGCATATTTGGCTCTCTCCTACCAATATTGCAAAGATGGCAGAGCATATCTATACTGCTCTTTCCCAAGCCGATCCCAGCAATCAAGCCTATTATCAAAAAAATCTTAAAATATTTCTTGCTACAGTTCAAGCAACTGACAAAAAAATACAAAAGATACTCTCTGTTAAACCAAAAGGGACGGCTTTTATGGTCGTTCATCCTTCATGGGGCTACTTTGCTAAAGCATATGGACTCACACAGCTCCCCATAGAAATAGAAGGAAAAGAACCTAAACCCAAAGAACTTATTATGCTTATTAAAAAGGCAAAGAGAAAAAAGGTTCATGCTATCTTTACACAACCCGAACTCTCTGACAATACAGCAAAAGTTATTGCTCATGAACTGCATATCTCCCTCATTAAGATTAGTCCACTTGCTTCAGATTGGTCTACTAATCTTATACGTATTGCCAAGGCAATCGTAGGAGAAGAGTAA
- a CDS encoding ABC transporter ATP-binding protein: MAVIEIKNLLFSYEKDIILENINLTVKPLDFLAIIGPNGGGKSTLIKLILGLLKPTKGTICTLGRLSSKPLSSIGYVPQNTNINTDFPIKVLEVVLMGHVDGKKPLWGYGKEEIVCAMGALTQVGMEHYAQSKIGDLSGGQRQRVMIARALCACPKILMLDEPTSSIDIKGQKEIYELLKQLNKTITIIVVSHDISVILEYANKAAHVNKRLAFHDISNKQKTFHTHGNNEHFCEIELLQLLGAENCESCLPADTIPDDTPLNGIMEART; encoded by the coding sequence ATGGCTGTCATTGAGATAAAGAATCTTCTGTTCTCCTATGAAAAAGATATTATTTTGGAAAACATAAACCTTACCGTTAAACCACTTGACTTTCTTGCCATCATTGGTCCTAATGGTGGAGGAAAATCCACGCTCATTAAACTCATACTTGGGCTATTGAAGCCCACCAAAGGTACCATATGTACCCTTGGCAGATTATCCTCAAAACCCCTCTCCTCTATTGGCTATGTTCCACAAAACACTAATATCAATACCGATTTCCCTATCAAAGTACTTGAAGTAGTACTCATGGGACATGTAGACGGCAAAAAACCACTTTGGGGGTATGGCAAAGAGGAGATTGTGTGTGCCATGGGTGCACTCACTCAGGTTGGTATGGAACATTATGCCCAAAGCAAGATAGGTGATCTCTCGGGGGGTCAACGTCAACGTGTGATGATTGCCCGTGCACTCTGTGCATGCCCAAAGATCTTGATGCTTGATGAACCCACCTCTAGTATTGATATCAAAGGACAAAAGGAGATCTACGAACTGCTAAAGCAACTTAATAAAACCATTACTATCATTGTCGTTAGTCACGATATTTCAGTCATTCTTGAGTATGCCAACAAGGCTGCACATGTCAATAAAAGGCTTGCCTTTCATGATATTAGCAATAAGCAGAAGACATTCCATACACATGGAAATAATGAGCATTTCTGTGAGATAGAACTGTTACAACTTCTTGGAGCCGAGAACTGTGAATCTTGTTTACCTGCAGATACCATACCAGATGACACACCCTTAAATGGTATCATGGAGGCAAGAACATGA
- a CDS encoding metal ABC transporter permease has product MIEALQFTFIQHALIAGILVSLAAGIIGSLIVVNRMVFLAGGIAHASYGGIGMAVYFGFPIFFGASIFAVLSALIIANLTLYKRYRIDTFIGLIWTAGMAIGILFVDMTPGYNVDLMSYLFGSILTVNTQDLYFMGALLLFIIFSITFWYRNILAVSYDSEYARLRGISVRFFYTLILILSALTVVIAIKVVGLILVIAMLTIPVYIAEKISNTLWQMMILSGLISILFTVIGLWLSYTYNLTSGASIIVVSSISLVIFLFLIKNRS; this is encoded by the coding sequence ATGATAGAGGCACTCCAGTTCACTTTCATACAACATGCGCTTATTGCAGGCATACTTGTTTCACTTGCAGCAGGAATTATTGGTTCACTGATTGTAGTCAATCGCATGGTCTTTCTTGCCGGTGGTATTGCACATGCCTCCTATGGAGGTATTGGCATGGCAGTCTACTTTGGTTTTCCTATATTTTTTGGTGCCTCCATTTTTGCAGTACTTTCCGCACTTATTATAGCCAACCTGACCCTATACAAGCGTTACCGTATTGATACCTTTATTGGTCTTATCTGGACAGCAGGTATGGCAATTGGTATACTCTTTGTCGATATGACGCCAGGCTACAATGTTGACCTCATGAGCTACCTCTTTGGTTCTATTCTCACTGTCAATACACAAGATCTCTACTTTATGGGTGCTCTACTACTCTTCATCATTTTTTCTATCACTTTTTGGTATCGAAACATTTTAGCTGTTAGTTATGATAGTGAATATGCAAGACTTAGAGGTATTTCTGTACGCTTCTTCTATACACTAATTCTCATTCTTTCGGCACTGACAGTAGTCATTGCCATCAAGGTAGTTGGACTTATTTTGGTAATTGCTATGCTCACTATCCCTGTTTACATTGCCGAGAAAATCTCCAATACACTATGGCAGATGATGATACTCTCTGGACTCATCTCCATACTCTTCACCGTAATTGGACTTTGGTTATCCTATACCTATAATCTCACTTCTGGTGCTTCTATTATTGTTGTTTCATCTATATCATTGGTTATCTTCTTGTTTCTTATTAAGAATAGATCATAA
- a CDS encoding AAA family ATPase, whose product MSILEKLTNQMQETIESGVSLALHNKNQEVEPIHLIWALLTNSNSILNQALNRMNTERATIELETKSMAQKLSSVSTVTKENIRLGQNFVHSLQKAEGTMVTNGDQYLAVDTWLVANINESFIEDTIGKYVDITELKKTLESIRGGKQIDSQSADETFEALAQYGIDLNQKAIDGELDPVIGRDEEVQRVMQILIRKTKNNPILIGEPGTGKTAIVEGLAQRIVSKEVPLSLQNMRVVSLDMSRLIAGAKYRGEFEDRLKAVIDEVKEASNIILFIDEIHTIVGAGASEGSMDAANILKPALARGELHTIGATTLKEYRKYFEKDTALQRRFQPVKVDEPNINEALQILRGIKERLETHHNVIITDSALVVATKLSDRYITDRFLPDKAIDLIDEAAAELKMQIESEPTELARVKREISALQVEKEALKMEEGNKNAVRLEEIEKVLANLEEHRMSLQNQFESEKQVFSHIAETKSAIESLKHQAETVKREGDFNKAAEIEYGQIPKKQSELKSFEEKWTHMMREGTLLKNSVDEEMIASIISRWTGIPVNKMLQSEKEKILHIEDVLEEEVIGQEEALRAIARAIKRNKAGLSDINRPIGSFIFLGSTGVGKTQVAKTLAKFLFDSEKSLIRIDMSEYMEKHAASRLVGAPPGYVGYDEGGQLTEAVRRKPYAVVLFDEIEKAHPDVFNILLQVLEDGRLTDNKGVTVDFKNTIIIMTSNIASDKIVEFDNPQERRKAVNDELKFYFKPEFLNRLDDIVIFNPLDLDAITHIVNILFKGIQNKLAERDITITLTTTAKTYIAEAGFDPVYGARPLKRALYEVVEDRLAELILEDKVIDGSSVEFDVQNGKIVVNIS is encoded by the coding sequence ATGAGTATTTTAGAAAAACTAACCAATCAAATGCAAGAGACCATCGAATCTGGGGTTTCTCTTGCGCTACATAATAAAAATCAAGAAGTAGAACCAATTCATCTTATTTGGGCACTATTGACCAATAGTAACTCCATTCTCAATCAAGCACTCAATAGAATGAATACAGAAAGAGCAACCATTGAACTTGAGACCAAGAGTATGGCACAAAAACTATCTTCGGTTTCGACTGTGACCAAGGAGAACATTAGGCTTGGTCAGAATTTTGTACATTCACTTCAAAAAGCCGAAGGAACTATGGTAACCAATGGAGACCAGTATCTTGCGGTCGACACATGGCTCGTTGCCAATATCAATGAGAGTTTTATTGAAGATACCATTGGAAAGTATGTGGATATTACTGAGCTTAAAAAAACACTTGAGTCCATCAGGGGTGGTAAGCAGATTGACTCACAGTCTGCAGATGAAACATTTGAGGCACTAGCACAGTATGGAATAGACCTGAATCAAAAAGCAATTGATGGTGAACTTGATCCAGTGATTGGGCGTGATGAAGAGGTGCAGCGTGTGATGCAGATTCTGATTCGTAAAACCAAAAATAACCCAATTCTCATTGGAGAACCAGGTACAGGAAAGACTGCCATTGTCGAAGGTTTGGCACAACGTATTGTTAGCAAAGAGGTACCACTGAGTTTACAAAATATGCGTGTCGTCTCACTTGATATGAGCCGTCTTATTGCTGGTGCAAAGTATCGTGGTGAGTTTGAAGATAGACTTAAGGCAGTGATTGATGAGGTGAAAGAGGCAAGTAATATCATCCTCTTTATTGATGAGATTCATACCATTGTGGGTGCGGGTGCAAGTGAAGGAAGTATGGATGCGGCAAATATCCTTAAGCCTGCCCTTGCACGCGGAGAGTTGCATACCATTGGTGCAACCACACTTAAAGAGTATAGAAAGTATTTTGAGAAAGATACTGCACTCCAAAGACGTTTCCAGCCAGTTAAGGTGGATGAGCCAAATATCAATGAAGCACTACAGATACTCAGAGGAATTAAAGAGCGTCTTGAAACACATCATAATGTAATCATCACTGATAGTGCACTTGTTGTGGCAACGAAGCTCTCAGACCGTTATATTACCGACAGATTTCTACCAGACAAAGCAATTGACTTGATTGATGAAGCAGCAGCAGAGCTAAAGATGCAAATTGAGAGTGAGCCGACCGAATTGGCACGCGTTAAGCGTGAGATCTCTGCACTTCAAGTAGAGAAGGAGGCACTCAAGATGGAAGAGGGTAATAAAAATGCTGTACGTCTTGAGGAGATTGAAAAAGTGCTTGCCAACCTTGAAGAGCATCGCATGAGTCTCCAGAATCAGTTTGAGAGTGAGAAACAGGTATTTAGTCATATTGCAGAGACTAAGTCTGCTATTGAATCACTTAAGCATCAAGCAGAGACTGTAAAACGAGAGGGTGATTTTAATAAGGCAGCAGAGATTGAGTATGGTCAAATTCCCAAGAAGCAGTCAGAACTCAAGTCATTTGAAGAGAAGTGGACACATATGATGAGAGAGGGAACTTTACTAAAGAACTCAGTTGATGAAGAGATGATTGCCAGTATTATTAGTCGCTGGACAGGTATTCCTGTTAACAAGATGCTTCAAAGTGAAAAAGAGAAAATTCTCCATATTGAGGATGTCCTTGAAGAGGAGGTCATCGGACAAGAAGAGGCACTGAGAGCCATCGCACGTGCTATCAAGCGCAATAAAGCAGGTCTGAGTGATATCAATCGCCCTATTGGAAGCTTTATATTTCTTGGATCCACTGGTGTTGGAAAGACACAAGTAGCCAAGACATTGGCAAAATTCCTCTTTGACAGTGAAAAGTCACTTATCCGTATTGATATGAGTGAATATATGGAGAAGCATGCAGCAAGTAGGCTGGTTGGTGCACCTCCAGGATATGTTGGGTATGATGAGGGTGGTCAGCTAACCGAAGCTGTGAGAAGAAAACCATATGCTGTTGTACTTTTTGATGAGATTGAGAAAGCACATCCAGATGTTTTCAATATACTACTTCAAGTACTTGAAGATGGTCGTCTAACAGACAATAAAGGAGTAACGGTAGATTTTAAGAACACCATTATCATCATGACATCTAATATTGCTTCTGACAAGATTGTAGAATTTGATAATCCTCAGGAGAGAAGAAAAGCAGTCAATGATGAGTTGAAATTTTATTTTAAGCCAGAATTCCTTAATCGTCTTGATGATATCGTCATTTTTAATCCACTTGATCTGGATGCAATTACTCATATTGTAAATATTCTCTTCAAGGGTATTCAAAACAAGTTAGCAGAACGTGATATTACTATTACACTTACTACTACTGCCAAAACCTATATTGCTGAGGCAGGATTTGACCCTGTTTATGGTGCAAGACCTTTGAAACGTGCACTCTATGAAGTGGTTGAGGATAGACTTGCTGAGCTTATTCTTGAAGATAAGGTTATTGATGGCAGTAGTGTTGAGTTTGATGTACAAAATGGTAAGATTGTTGTCAATATTTCCTAA
- a CDS encoding DedA family protein, with translation MDFSLLETWGYLAVAFFSFGGSFVIVAAAGVFSYMGHMDLVTVLVIAATTNFLGDNVLFYLGKYQKKEIQPYFAKHKRKLALATLIMRKYGILAIFIQKFIYGVKTIVPISMALAKYDFKKFIFFNLFASVFFVCVIGLSAYFASETIIAFFSTMQERLWMVPMIMVLVLGSIWFILKK, from the coding sequence ATGGATTTTTCATTACTTGAAACTTGGGGATATCTTGCGGTTGCATTTTTCTCTTTTGGTGGCTCATTTGTTATTGTTGCAGCAGCAGGGGTTTTCTCTTATATGGGACACATGGATCTTGTTACGGTATTGGTCATAGCGGCTACAACAAACTTTTTGGGAGATAATGTTTTGTTTTATTTAGGAAAGTATCAAAAAAAAGAGATACAACCATACTTTGCCAAACATAAACGAAAATTAGCACTAGCAACACTTATCATGCGGAAATATGGTATTTTGGCAATTTTTATTCAAAAATTTATTTATGGGGTAAAAACAATCGTACCTATCTCTATGGCATTGGCAAAGTATGATTTTAAAAAGTTTATATTTTTCAACCTATTTGCATCGGTTTTCTTTGTTTGTGTCATTGGGCTGAGTGCCTATTTTGCCAGTGAGACAATCATAGCTTTTTTTAGTACCATGCAAGAAAGACTGTGGATGGTACCTATGATTATGGTTCTAGTACTAGGATCAATTTGGTTTATTTTGAAAAAGTAA
- a CDS encoding c-type cytochrome, which yields MKKIIIATLFAGSTLLMADGAALFAKCAGCHGQKGEKKALGKSNVIQGQSAAKTVEALKGYKAGTLNTHGMGKLMKGQVASMSDADIKAVADYIAGLK from the coding sequence ATGAAAAAAATTATAATTGCAACACTCTTCGCAGGGTCAACACTTCTTATGGCTGACGGTGCAGCACTATTTGCTAAATGTGCAGGATGCCATGGACAAAAAGGTGAGAAAAAAGCACTTGGTAAATCTAATGTCATTCAAGGACAGAGTGCTGCAAAAACAGTTGAGGCACTTAAAGGCTATAAAGCAGGTACACTTAATACACATGGTATGGGTAAGTTAATGAAAGGTCAAGTTGCTTCTATGAGTGATGCAGATATCAAAGCAGTTGCTGACTATATTGCAGGTCTCAAATAA
- a CDS encoding cytochrome C, giving the protein MIHMTKFIVAILLGVVVFSSTASASVEKGKKIYMKKLKSVCGFNGAKFAIKHTQDEWEKLKDEGKFQKEVQKICPKAKLKNKYVNDVYDFAYEYASDSGNVPSC; this is encoded by the coding sequence ATGATACATATGACTAAATTTATTGTAGCAATACTTCTTGGAGTAGTGGTATTCTCATCGACTGCATCTGCTAGTGTGGAGAAAGGTAAAAAGATCTACATGAAAAAACTTAAATCTGTATGTGGATTTAATGGTGCTAAGTTTGCAATAAAGCATACTCAAGATGAGTGGGAAAAGCTTAAAGATGAGGGTAAGTTTCAAAAAGAGGTTCAAAAGATATGCCCAAAGGCAAAATTGAAAAACAAATATGTAAATGATGTGTATGATTTTGCATATGAGTATGCTTCTGATTCTGGCAATGTTCCATCCTGCTAA